A part of Eremothecium sinecaudum strain ATCC 58844 chromosome VII, complete sequence genomic DNA contains:
- the TLG2 gene encoding t-SNARE syntaxin TLG2 (Syntenic homolog of Ashbya gossypii AEL026C; Syntenic homolog of Saccharomyces cerevisiae YOL018C (TLG2)), whose amino-acid sequence MFRDRTNLFLSYHRTFPRQRSVYNSGQEASDPFLGSNESIQDLENHSASETYPMVDFSRKANTLPPAYFDLTHDLDTILAENADCIIQLTKLYRKNLLPGFEDKTQDEKQIEELSYQVISNYQKCYSIMKRLQNIKETQVYRGTQLRKGELVILDNCCKMYAVKIQNSSNKFRVMQNNYLKFLNNDDFKPLPSVKDDEENLALLEEEEGHANQLEVDSYSRETLMKQRQKHQNTRLLEQRDEEITKLAKGVLEVSTIFREMQALIIDQGTVIDRIDYNLENTNVQLRQAQGELTEATRYQKRSQKCRVIFLLSLLVLLLFVFVLLKPHRSERHSDNNDNNKDGKNTGNKPEDDVVPEIEVTPPEVS is encoded by the coding sequence AATTTGTTTCTTTCATATCACCGCACATTTCCGCGCCAGCGGTCTGTGTATAATTCAGGCCAGGAAGCTAGTGATCCATTTTTGGGCAGTAACGAGAGTATCCAGGATCTTGAAAACCATTCTGCATCAGAAACTTACCCTATGGTTGATTTCTCAAGGAAAGCGAATACCCTGCCGCCTGCTTACTTTGACTTGACACATGATTTGGATACTATTTTGGCTGAAAATGCCGACTGTATCATACAGTTAACAAAACTATACCGTAAGAACCTTCTTCCGGGCTTTGAAGATAAAACACAGGATGAGAAGCAGATTGAGGAATTGTCTTACCAGGTTATTTCCAACTACCAGAAGTGCTATTCAATTATGAAGCGCCTTCAGAACATCAAGGAGACGCAGGTGTACCGAGGGACGCAGCTACGTAAGGGGGAATTGGTAATTCTGGACAATTGCTGCAAGATGTACGCTGTAAAAATCCAAAACTCGAGTAACAAGTTCCGAGTAATGCAGAATAACTACTTGAAGTTTCTCAACAACGATGATTTCAAGCCATTGCCGTCTGTAAAGGACGATGAGGAGAATCTGGCGTTGCTGGAGGAAGAAGAGGGCCATGCCAACCAATTGGAGGTCGATTCATATTCGAGGGAAACGTTAATGAAGCAACGGCAGAAACACCAGAATACAAGGCTTCTTGAACAGAGGGACGAGGAGATCACAAAATTAGCGAAGGGAGTGCTAGAGGTTAGCACGATCTTCAGAGAGATGCAGGCATTAATTATTGATCAGGGCACAGTGATTGATAGAATCGACTACAATTTAGAAAACACTAACGTCCAGTTGAGACAAGCTCAGGGAGAGCTGACTGAAGCAACTAGGTATCAAAAAAGGTCACAGAAGTGTCGGGTGATTTTTTTACTGTCATTGTTGGTGTTGTTATTGTTCGTCTTCGTGCTACTTAAACCGCATAGGAGTGAACGACATAGCGATAATAACGATAATAATAAGGACGGGAAAAACACAGGAAACAAGCCTGAGGATGATGTTGTTCCTGAGATTGAGGTGACACCCCCGGAAGTATCTTAG
- the TOS7 gene encoding Tos7p (Syntenic homolog of Ashbya gossypii AEL027W; Syntenic homolog of Saccharomyces cerevisiae YOL019W and YFR012W (DCV1)): MNMGFKGLYTIIWLLQLAALAIIVMACITTPVTRLALATSGDTSYGIFGSCTSLLCYGVNETIEQQRVDGMDWLFADHVRETLYHSLLVTPIAAGFTLFALVLNFISQFGNASAHKPVFLGNFFFTIFACILTIGACILVILSFWPRLTWCGFLMIGAAALTSLCVPMTIGAYLLNIRDNNDGDTSSDYGRKGFLKQEELTRSFTISNPPRDSAGGTTDYYKMKDDLSAESTQTGFSEVYANTQVPQSYLISNHAASLSSAYKNPSGGDANATAPYPSTSSGLASTPRKEGSRVGMPYPTGGADLGTINDHQQQQQQLQGSTAAASNNQNYYGSSSNSLNHNHSTFSSTNPGQKSPYGMKSGSNQHYTAFPGAPTYGPLGYERKHYNTLSQSSSSYDFSPPLMGKLNSEGYNKESALSYTNTPIAVLGIPNSGVSKDHQAHLSTERRGVLPPSQEYDDEEFVRQNTIDPSSRPPLDGDDGIEDDRSDFTSVSQRAANRGYGGSHLSMLPGSSAIYDPRFNQSANFQQSLTAPHSAQYLGPYTPQQQSGSALYGTALGAPRLADASDMLLQNNPDFMISARPASTNTPKFGNRTSMSPGPALSLQGSHYKPAYKKRLQKTSAVTAASLSRDSPYGNR; encoded by the coding sequence ATGAATATGGGGTTCAAAGGGCTGTATACTATTATTTGGTTGCTGCAGCTGGCTGCTTTAGCGATTATTGTAATGGCTTGCATAACGACACCTGTTACCCGTTTGGCTTTGGCGACAAGCGGTGATACAAGTTATGGTATATTTGGGTCTTGTACGTCTTTGTTGTGTTATGGTGTAAATGAAACAATTGAGCAGCAGAGAGTTGATGGCATGGATTGGTTGTTCGCTGATCATGTCCGGGAAACGTTATATCATAGCTTGTTGGTGACGCCAATAGCGGCGGGGTTCACACTGTTTGCACTTGTGTTGAATTTTATATCACAGTTTGGAAATGCCAGTGCACATAAGCCTGTTTTTCTTGgtaacttcttcttcacGATTTTCGCGTGTATTTTAACTATAGGCGCATGTATATTGGTCATATTGAGTTTTTGGCCAAGGTTAACCTGGTGTGGGTTTTTGATGATAGGAGCAGCAGCGTTGACCTCCTTATGTGTACCAATGACTATTGGGGCATACTTACTGAATATACGAGATAACAACGACGGAGATACTAGTAGCGATTATGGGAGAAAGGGATTCCTAAAGCAAGAAGAGCTGACGAGAAGCTTTACCATTAGCAACCCTCCAAGAGATTCCGCCGGAGGGACGACTGATTATTATAAAATGAAGGATGACTTGTCGGCTGAAAGCACCCAGACAGGGTTCTCTGAGGTTTACGCTAATACACAGGTTCCACAGTCGTATCTAATCTCGAATCATGCAGCATCACTGAGTAGCGCTTATAAGAATCCTTCGGGAGGAGATGCAAATGCTACTGCACCATACCCATCTACATCCTCTGGTTTAGCCTCCACGCCTCGAAAGGAGGGATCAAGAGTTGGCATGCCATACCCTACCGGAGGAGCGGATTTGGGTACTATAAATGACCAccagcagcaacagcagcaacttCAGGGATCGACTGCGGCTGCAAGTAATAATCAAAATTACTATGGCTCTTCTTCCAACAGTTTGAATCATAATCATTCAACCTTTTCGTCTACCAATCCAGGTCAAAAGAGTCCATACGGAATGAAGTCTGGAAGTAATCAACACTATACGGCCTTCCCTGGAGCGCCTACATACGGTCCTCTAGGTTATGAGCGCAAACACTACAACACTCTCAGCCAGTCATCTTCGAGTTATGATTTTTCTCCACCGCTTATGGGTAAGTTAAATTCAGAAGGGTACAACAAGGAGAGCGCTCTAAGTTACACAAACACCCCTATTGCAGTACTCGGTATTCCAAATAGTGGAGTTTCGAAAGATCATCAGGCACACCTCTCTACGGAAAGACGTGGAGTGCTGCCTCCTTCTCAGGAGTATGACGACGAAGAGTTTGTTAGACAGAATACAATTGATCCTTCTTCAAGGCCGCCATTGGATGGTGACGATGGTATTGAAGATGATCGTTCGGATTTCACATCCGTCTCGCAAAGGGCTGCAAATAGAGGATACGGTGGTAGTCATCTCTCAATGTTGCCGGGTTCTAGTGCAATCTATGATCCACGTTTCAACCAAAGTGCGAATTTCCAACAAAGTTTAACAGCTCCTCATAGTGCACAGTATCTCGGACCATATACACCTCAACAGCAGTCTGGGTCGGCATTGTACGGCACAGCCTTGGGAGCGCCTCGGTTGGCTGATGCATCCGATATGTTGTTACAGAATAATCCGGATTTCATGATCAGTGCGCGACCAGCTTCAACTAATACTCCAAAGTTTGGTAACCGTACGTCAATGTCTCCAGGCCCGGCTTTGTCGCTACAGGGCTCGCACTACAAGCCTGCCTACAAGAAAAGGTTACAAAAGACATCAGCAGTAACCGCGGCATCATTAAGCAGGGATAGTCCTTATGGTAACAggtaa